CTCGGCAACATTCGTGATTTGCGCCGTCGGTCGTCGAAACGATAACTTAGTTATAATAACTAAGTTATCGTTTcggtaaaattaaagataacacAAACCAAATTTATTAGCGAAATATTGTACTGATGTTACatagaaatatttgaaaacagttctagtattataaaaagatttttgtCGGAGCGGCACAGAAATATCACACGGGGTTAGAAAAGAATGGCTAGAACGGATGTTCCCCTATACTACTACGGTGATCCACCTGACGGTAACGAACTAGTCACTACTGCCCGTCTACCAAcataataccataaaaaatacaaacataaagtTGTTGTGTCgcgaattaaataaatgataaaataataatgagttgACTGAATCACGCGTTCTCAGCctaagaaaatgaaaatgtcTAACAGATATAATTTGTGACCTTGTTGTGTCCTTTAGGCAAGATATTTAAGACTGATTTAAATCGAAACAAAGTCCCTCGAGACTTcgcatttattcaataattatttttaggaatttccaaatttataataattttttttgatttcatttcattgttaaCGAAAGTTACTCATCTACATTTGGTGCTAAAatgatgaaatctttttaagCGAAATTTTTAATGTCCAATAGTCTACATTATTTCAGTTAGAATTTGAATTTACTGATAACaatttgctttaatttaatcaacattcacaatttataattaaaatattgttatgtgaattgaaattttaatggtCATCAATGGTCTTTCTCCATTAATGACATCAAACTGCTAGTGGTTGTCAGTTTGTATCTTGCGCGAGGTTTCCAGAACTGAACTGAGAAGAAAGAGCTTCGCAAATGAAGGAAGATTTCATCCAAAGTTGGACCTTGGCTCTTCTCAAACGACATCTTCACTGGAAATTGGCGATGCTTCAGAAGGTCAAACTTCACGTTCAAGTTACGAAGCAGCATGACAATTGacactatttttaattgtaagttctGTGCATGCAAGTGTGAATTTCATGTGCATTATATTCAAAACTGATTATAAAAGGCTTGTTAAATAGAGTTTACTTTCCTTTATTCCGTTTTCAGTAAAAAAAGGTCCCAGAGTCAAACCACACTAACGCACTTCAAGCCACTTGCTAATTTTCAGCTGATTAGGGAGCGATTCAATGTTTATATAACAAGTTCCCTTCTTTGCCATCGTTCTAAATTCCCATCTCCTGTTAAATCCCAGGAGATGGGAATTTCttaagttttgttaatttacCAATACCTCGGAGTCGGTGTTTCAATGGATAAAATTATTCTTCTAAGTCCAGGTGAATGCTTTTATGCAATATTCTTCCATCTGTTTTGTACACACTGtaccattataataaaatatgtagttatGAAGCTGAACATCTGTAACAAAAGTTATTCAAATAGAGCAGGTCCACTCGTTTTAGACAAATAAGCAAATCTACTTTGGCAATTACGATATTGAATTATGTTGTCATTATTAaagccaataataataatactataataaacgAGGTATTCGATCATAACTACCGAAGAAAGAAGTGATCTCTGAATGGTGAACAGGCCGAGTGGAGACATCGTCGGCTGGTTGAGAAGAAGCTGTTTGAACATCAGGTCCAGTTCTAAAGGAATCGTCTTTCCAACTGGCGTCACATTAAAAGTCAACTTAGTCAAAAGTACTCGTATTTCATTGACCtacaaaaatgatttattagaaattatattacatacttataccccaatactgtagtacatttgGTGCTCAGTGAcagagctttgtgcaagaccatTTGGGTATGTACCGTCCACATATATTTACGGTGCCAATGTCCATGGACAGagtagtggtcaccaccacttaCTATCAGTTCATCAGAAAAAACTACAAAGACATAAAAACTCATGATTTTAGAacgatatttgtaaaataatcgaGAATCTTggcaaataatactttataaaatcaatttacctCTGCATTTATTCGATGCCACGGTTCAATAAATGTAAGAAGCATAGACAAATGAAAAGCACACCAGAACACCTGACCACATACGACTGAAGTGCGATAACTTCGTCCTGCTTTAGAAATGAGAGAATATGAATTAATATCATTCAAAAATTAAGAGTAATAAAGTCAGTTTCGGTGATGATACATACAagccaaaattaaaaagtcaatgACATTGAAAAAAGTCATCATCAAAAACAGAGAGCtcgatgaaaataaaataaacatgaggcccccacgggtctcgctCAGTCTATTCACCGCGTCGCAAACAGACACATAAGCCTTCATTAGGTCACGGACATGTGTCAATGACAAATAGCATGTAAGTCCTGAAATATtatctaaaacaaaaatacaattttaatatttattcatctaatttcatttttaagttttttccttaattatttttatgtagataAACTATCAAAGCTGGGAGCGCGTCTAAGTAGAAGTAGATTTTACTAGTAGTTATTATGAAGTTGGCTCGTTCATTATAGTGCGACACTCTGCATATGTACCATATGCATGTAGGACTTTCGTGAGTTACCAAAGCTTAGTTGAATACGAGCATATCATTTTCACTGATCACTtgaatacacacatataatatacagtGTGAAGTGTACTCACGTAATTTACTTTGGCTACACAGAGTTATTGTTATACTAATCTAAGTATTTTCGGGACTGCTAACAACATGGGCTGTATCATTACTTTCTATGAGGTGTGATCGCAATCAAGCGCTGGGTTATATATTacaggttatttaaaaaaagggttCCATTGAGAAACAACGGTTTGGCTGTAATCAATGAGAAGGACATCATCTTCATACTCACATGAATTTGTCTTGTTTATCCATTCTCTGAGCTTCAGACTCATTGTGTTCAGTATGTTATACACATTGAAAGTTATAAAGGCATTCTCCATATGcagtagatatattttatagctcTCAATATAAACCGCGATGTCGAAAACTTCCAATATCcctagaaatattattataacatatagaaatatatataaaatatagaaatcaGTGTAGGACAAAAgtgaaaaatatgatattgttaCAGCACAGAATTTATCGGGAACATGTTCAAAGTCAGTTACTGAAAGATCCATTATCATTCTGGAATTATATAGAATCGATAAAAAAATCCAGAGGTACGCAAACAGTTATACAGAAGGGAGTACCGTTAACATCTCAACAATGCGCTGTAGAATTTGCTAACTACTTCTATTCAGTTTATAGCACAGAGCAAGCTGAGCTCAATGTAAACTTGGCGGTAGAAAGGTAGTAGGTAGTTGGGGGCAGAAAATGGAGCAGCACGAGTACACTTAGATCGACTGACATTGGACGAAGTAAGGCATGCTATAAAACAGCTTAAGCCCAAAACATCTGTAGGGCCGGATGGCATACCACCCTATATTTTTAGAGATTGTGGATCAGCGTTAGCAAAGCCTttgctttatatttatgatttatgtcTAGAGCATGTTTCCCGATATGTGGAAGCTTACTCGGGTAGTCCCAGTGCCAAAGGGTGGAGTGGGGAcactacttaataattatagaccTGTTGCAGTGCTTTCAACGCCTGCAAAAATACTAGAGTCAACtatttacaaaagtatttataCACAGGTGAAAGCCCAATTATCAGACTCTCAGCACGGGTTTCGGCCAACGAAAAGCACTACCAGCAATCTACTCTCGCATATGTCTCACATTGTACCAGTAATAGATAGAGGAGGACAAGTTGATGTAGCgtactttgattttaaaaaagccTTTGATTTAGTAGATAACgatgtattgttaaaaaagttAGCATCACTTGGATTCACCCCGCATTTACTTGCATTTTTTGCCAGTTATATGAAAGACAGACAACAATATGTGGAATACAAGGGACATCAGTCTCAACCATATTTTACAAGATCCGGTGTAAGTCAAGGAAGCAATCTAGGACCTttgcaatttgttttaatgatcAATGATCTACCAAACGTTGTGATGGATGCGAAATGTTTGCTGATTGCAGACGATCTTAAGTTATCTCTCGAAATTAACCAACTCAGTGACTGTGCAAGGCTGCAAAGAGATATAGATAGAGTAGTTCAATGGAGTAAAGAAAATCGGTTGCAATTTGATAAGCAAAAATGTGTTGTGATTTCCTTTTCCCGCGCAcattttccaattttaaatgaatattttattaatgggGTACAGATGACAAGAGTTTCAGAGGTTAGGGATTTGGGCGTAAGTTTTAGGACTGAGCTAACGTTTCGTAATCACATAGTAAGATGTTGCAAAAAAGCATATCGAAATTTAGGCTTCATGCTCCGTATAGTTCATGGTTTCACAAATATGAGTGCTATAATCACCTTGTATAATGCGTTGGTTAGAAGTCACTTAGAATGTAATGCGGTCATTTGGGCTCCACATGAAGCGAAATATAGTATGATGTTGGAGCGAGTCCAGAATAAATTtactagatatttatatatgaagctGTATGGAGTATATCCTTCCTACCCATTGATGTACCCAACTTTATTTGTCTTAGGTATGGTAGGATACAATGAACTAAGAGTAAGGAGAGAGCTAGCtcttgtaatatatgtttttaaggtTTTGAGAGGTATAGTCTTTAATGCTGATGTCCTTAGCCAGTTGAGTCTGTGCGCCCCAGATAGCTGATATGTGTGGCGGAGACATCGACCGCCGTTGCTAGCGGTGCCCACCGGGCGAACCAAGTtgctcaaggaagcaccactgacgcgcacgttacgtactctcaatgcgatagcagacagagttgatttgttttgttgcagtatgagtgaactcacaatagttgctgcttggaatatatcatatacaatttagtattatatatataacggcACATTgccgttatcattatttttggttCCCATATATGGCTGCCGAGCGATCGTGGGTTGTCGGGCGAAGAGAATTAAAATCACATGTATGAGGATGTTttacaatatccaataattattacaacgaaatattatcagtaatacaATCAACTCGGGTAATGACGCTCCATCAGGCACGTTTTGTTTCTGCGAGATGCAAAAGCATCGCACGTCCTCGTGCGCCAGCTCACACCTCCAGTTATCTGAAAAGACAAAGTTCATCTGCAGTGGATGAATACGCATGCTCGCCCTCATGCATTCTTCATATTCAGAGGCTGAGAGGGTGTTAGATCTGGCGGTCAAAGTATGTGAACTAGATATTGACACTGTATCACTATCATAATCAGGTGTTGCCATTCCATTCTCATGACTATGGACTACCGCCGTCTCGGCCTCCTcctcaatattaattaagaaagtaGCTACTTCAACCAACTCAACATAGCCCCGGGGTACTGCACGTAGGTTTTCATGGGTGTATTTATAGGTTCGGTTAGATCCATCAATGTCTCGCAGCTCATAACTATCGTGGTCTAATATCCGGACTATAGTAAAAGGATCTTTGAACTTACGCTGTAATTTGGTTTGATTCCGCTCACTActttttataaagacaaaatcaCCTACACTAAATGGTCTTACTTTTGCTTTATTCCGGTTAAAGCGTATTTCGTCCAATGAAACcgttttttgatattttcagAAGCATTATGCCGAACAGTGTCTAAATCTAAGCGAGGCTCAGGTTGCGCGTGCACGGATAAGGTTGATATCCCTAATGACTGTTTTCGTATGCTGAACATAAGTTCCGTGGGAGAGTTTCCCGTTACTCTGGATCTGGTGCTTTACAACGCCAGCTGGACTTCGGGAAGTTCGTCTCGCCAGGTTTTATTTGGGTCGTTTTCTACAATTGTGAGCAGGCACTTTAAGGTGCGTCATGGAGAAGGTCAATTTGTTCGTCAATATAGGCTCGGGACGTGTGTTGGCATTGGGTTCCCTATAGTCTACGCACATCCTAACAGTGTTGTCGTGCTTTTTAACCAATAAAATGGGGCTAACATATGGAGAACTACATTCCCGAATAACGTTCGCTTTTAATAGACGCTCTATTTTCTCGTTGACTATTTCTTATTCCGCGGGAGCTAACCTATAAGGATGCCTTTGAACCGTCTTGTTTGGATCAATAGGATATATCTGGAGAACACCCGTCGTGACTCGTCGCGTTGATATATTGTCGATGAAGAACTCACTGTAtttctctataaataaaattttaacaaaaagaaaatccgacttcaaacaaaacactattttaaaacaaatgaatatgcacgaaaaagtaataaaaataattgcgtattcaacatattttttagagacttcctaagttaaatgaaatgaaaaatattagactacttaaaagtcgattaacgattatatcatgtagttataattattgttaaatttggaGTCGGTATTTATCATCATCGAATACTTTACATCGAGGTCCATATGCAAGTGaacaatgtgaaaaatatgtAAACTACGGAAAATCTTTTTTATCGTATCGACTTTATCAGCTGTTATcagggatgtttaaaaataattaatatacgcgattcatccgttataaatagttttatttaaatgtgtaatcatcgcgaaaatttaagacaccGCTAGACTTGTCAACTAAGTTGACTTCTTTATGTTGAGAAAAGGTAATGCGATCGTTGTCGATATGCACGTGCACGTTCTCCTCCAGTATTTCTCTACCTATTATTACCGGTTCAGCAATAGTGCCATCGGGTACTATGTGAAACAATACTGATAGCTACAAGCCTTGGACATTAATGGAACTAATAACCTGGGAAACGCATTCCACATCACCGCTACCAATACCCTTCAGATACACTAATTCACCCTGCGCAGTACCAGGGAGCTTATCGGCATAGCTATTAATGAACAAGTAGATCCACTATCCAAAAGAAAGGGAACTGACTCACCGGATGTTGTAGTTAACGTGCTCCTCGATGCCTTGCGTTCACACACATGGACCTCTTTGTCCGGCGCTGCTCCACTGCCGCCCACTCGATCTGGACACGCCGATTCCAGGTGTCCTGGTCTTCCAGACACAAAGCAGGTAATGAGCCTGTCAGTGCCTTTGGATGCTTGATTGTATCTTCTCAGAAACAGCAGGCTCTTCCTTTCGCTTACGACAGTCGATTGCTTTGTGACCCGAAGTACCGCGGCGGTGACATGTCCCCGTGAAGCGCGATGCATAAAATCGGGCCCTTTTCACATCTGGATCATGGTTATAGTTACTTTCGTGCTTTCGTTTCAGCGAAATGCCGTTGAGAATTCGTAGAAGTTGAGATCTAGTAGGTGGTAATGTCCTCAGGCATTTCTGTACGCGGAATGCGTCCGATGATGTTCTAAAGTCGTATGGTTGCCTCACTCGCGGATTCTTTAACACCAACTTGGAAGGTAAGATTTCGTCGAAATAATCTTATGGTATCATAGGCTTGGCAAACTTCGCGagcaatatttcttttatttgagGTCATGTCAGC
The Vanessa cardui chromosome 10, ilVanCard2.1, whole genome shotgun sequence genome window above contains:
- the LOC124533230 gene encoding uncharacterized protein LOC124533230: MENAFITFNVYNILNTMSLKLREWINKTNSYNISGLTCYLSLTHVRDLMKAYVSVCDAVNRLSETRGGLMFILFSSSSLFLMMTFFNVIDFLILASGRSYRTSVVCGQVFWCAFHLSMLLTFIEPWHRINAEVNEIRVLLTKLTFNVTPVGKTIPLELDLMFKQLLLNQPTMSPLGLFTIQRSLLSSMFSFITTYFIIMVQCVQNRWKNIA